The Ipomoea triloba cultivar NCNSP0323 chromosome 13, ASM357664v1 genomic interval TTACTTCTGCAACTTTTACATTATATAGGGTATCTACACATTGCTTGCACATTTAACTGCTCAAATTAACTAACAAATAGTGAATTCAATCTGAAATGGTTTCATGGAACAAAACCAGTAGTAACTGGCAGGACTCGATGAAAAGAACGCCACAGACATGTATCTTTCTTGTCCACTTACTTCTTCTAGTCGAGATACAGTTGAATCAATCTCCTTGGAGGCAAGGTCATACAAGTACTTGTAGAACTTCTTCATTGTCTTTATAAATAAAGACAAAATCTGCTGTCTTTCCAGATGCATTTCTCCCTGAAAAGTTAGTGAAAGGGAAATATTACTAAGAATGAGTAAAATGTGATTTATCTATCTCCATAAAAAATGAAGGGTTTTACATATTTGACAAACATGCACGTTTCACTATACAATACTAGAAAACTGACATTGAGGATGCCAAATAACATCCATTAAACTACCAGTTCACTTTAgcagaaaaataaatgagagaaTATTGGTGATTATGTCACAGCAAACCTCAATCTGAGAAACGTCTTTATCCTGCAAACCAATGCAAAGCAGAACAGAAGCCTGAGCATATGAAAGTGAAACTGGGAGCTTCTCTGAGAAATACAAGTGTGCAAGTATTGTGACACAATCCATAATCTGCAGAATGCATGACattagtatatttaattttttgttataaaaggAAACACACCTGAAATGCTTCAATACATAGTAAAAATATTTACACTGAACAAGTAGAAGTGAGAGAAACCATTCAattgggagaaaaaaaaattcaaagcatTCCATGTTCTAGAACTTTAAAGTCATTCACTTATGACTTACAACTGCCCCTCCCCATCTGTCTTTTTTCACCCTCAGCAACTTCATGTATTCAAAAGCATTTCTATACTCCTTTGTACTACATTAAATGTAAAGAGATGGTTTAAAAACCAGTAAGATATCATACCGACTGAAAATCCACAAGATTGTTTGTGTAGGCTTCAAGCCTCTTCATATCATGTGGAGAAAATATTCCATCAATGGATTCCAAAAATCCATCCGAAGAGTCAGCCTCTGCAAAATTGATCTTCGGATCCAATACACTGCAAGAGAAGGGGCAGCCATAAGCATATACTTATAGCAATGTCTACACTGTAAAGGCAAGAAATACATTTACAGACCTCAGAGCAAGCTTGTAGTCCATAGAACGGAAGCTTTTATCCAGTAGCCTTGCAAATCTCTTCCGAAAATCTGACAATGTTACCGATAAATCTCTTGgcatcaaagaaaataaaactcgATCAAAATATAAAGTTTAGAAGCAAATTTAGCATTCAACCACCTTGGTAAAAAGGACCAAAAAAGCCCCACTCATTGGATCCATTAACTTCAATATCATCACTGTTCAAGGGCTTCAAGACCATGCATGTGTGCTCCCCAGTCACACTATTCTGATTCATGAATCATGATATAGTGTGTTAAACAGCTATTCTAGCAGAAGATTTTTAAATGGCTACTAgatagaatataaaataaaatctcagAATCTAACATAAATCAGTATAAGTAAAAATCTTAACTGGGCTATGGCCAATGAAGAATGGGCCAAATTTCTGTTTTCTCCAGAAGCGGAAGAGGTCCAAGGTAAGTCCAAAGGAGACTCCAATATAGTGGAGCTTCTCAGGCTTCCGTTCACGAAGTGGTACAAGTAAAGGTGGAAGGTCTGTCCTTGGTTTTATGTTTTCCTCCAGTAAAGAGACCTGTAATGGTTCCATCTTTTAGTTAATCAATAGCAAACAAACTagagtgaaaaaaaatatttagactGCACTGAAACAACATATTTCTAAAGTGCTTGTTTGGTCCAGCTGATTGCATCTTCAAAAAgcccttttaatatttttaaacatttgACCCAGCTTCGACAGTTTTGGAACAGATAAACTACAACATAAGCCGGGCCAAACAATCACTAATGAATTTCCCATATAGATAATTAGCACAGTgcaataatgaaaacaaacctGTTCTGCAGCCTCAGTTACTTTGACTGGTTGATCCTGCAATTCAtcttgagcatctagttcagacATCTGAGTCAATTGGCCCTCATAGTATCTGCAAGTAGAAGATTGTAAACACTAAACATTGCCACAATAGCCTACTATATAGCATCTACGTGTCACAAGATAATGCTCATGGAAATTTTCCACACATCAACCAACCACATTTATACACTGGATCCATTTACACTTGAAATGGTACCAAGGAGGCAATGtaatgaaaatgtaattgaTTCAGATCTCTAGCACGCTGGGGAATTATAGCATGCttgaattttcaattccaaaatTTTAGTCCATTGttgatgtttggtaaaatgttAAGTATGTGACTTGGTTTGGCCGCTTGGGAAAGCAATGTCAAGTGTTCAAAAAATACCAAACATTGTTTTTGAGACTACATCTGAAGATCGCAGAGGGTGGGGGGAGAGGGGAATGGGAGGGGTTACAGCTTAAAAGGAAGGTGGTATTTAAAGATAAGAATAAGACTATTTGCACACTTATACACAAAACTGATGCAAGGGAATGTATAACAACAAATCAATATTGTGTATGTAGAAATTGAAGTGTACAAATAGCAAATGTAATCCACTGTTGAGACTTGAGAAGATAGGGAGGGGGGATCAAATAATGAAATGTGGGAACGAAAAATAGAGAGATAGTAGAGTATGATGGCAGTATGTTGAGGAAGGAGAGAGGGAAGGCCATAAGTGGAGTGACTGTAGACCTAAATGGAGAGGAGGTTGTTTGATCGAGAGCcgatgctttttcttttttgggtgaGGGGGGGGGGTGNAGTATAAGTAAAAATCTTAACTGGGCTATGGCCAATGAAGAATGGGCCAAATTTCTGTTTTCTCCAGAAGCGGAAGAGGTCCAAGGTAAGTCCAAAGGAGACTCCAATATAGTGGAGCTTCTCAGGCTTCCGTTCACGAAGTGGTACAAGTAAAGGTGGAAGGTCTGTCCTTGGTTTTATGTTTTCCTCCAGTAAAGAGACCTGTAATGGTTCCATCTTTTAGTTAATCAATAGCAAACAAACTagagtgaaaaaaaatatttagactGCACTGAAACAACATATTTCTAAAGTGCTTGTTTGGTCCAGCTGATTGCATCTTCAAAAAgcccttttaatatttttaaacatttgACCCAGCTTCGACAGTTTTGGAACAGATAAACTACAACATAAGCCGGGCCAAACAATCACTAATGAATTTCCCATATAGATAATTAGCACAGTgcaataatgaaaacaaacctGTTCTGCAGCCTCAGTTACTTTGACTGGTTGATCCTGCAATTCAtcttgagcatctagttcagacATCTGAGTCAATTGGCCCTCATAGTATCTGCAAGTAGAAGATTGTAAACACTAAACATTGCCACAATAGCCTACTATATAGCATCTACGTGTCACAAGATAATGCTCATGGAAATTTTCCACACATCAACCAACCACATTTATACACTGGATCCATTTACACTTGAAATGGTACCAAGGAGGCAATGtaatgaaaatgtaattgaTTCAGATCTCTAGCACGCTGGGGAATTATAGCATGCttgaattttcaattccaaaatTTTAGTCCATTGttgatgtttggtaaaatgttAAGTATGTGACTTGGTTTGGCCGCTTGGGAAAGCAATGTCAAGTGTTCAAAAAATACCAAACATTGTTTTTGAGACTACATCTGAAGATCGCAGAGGGTGGGGGGAGAGGGGAATGGGAGGGGTTACAGCTTAAAAGGAAGGTGGTATTTAAAGATAAGAATAAGACTATTTGCACACTTATACACAAAACTGATGCAAGGGAATGTATAACAACAAATCAATATTGTGTATGTAGAAATTGAAGTGTACAAATAGCAAATGTAATCCACTGTTGAGACTTGAGAAGATAGGGAGGGGGGATCAAATAATGAAATGTGGGAACGAAAAATAGAGAGATAGTAGAGTATGATGGCAGTATGTTGAGGAAGGAGAGAGGGAAGGCCATAAGTGGAGTGACTGTAGACCTAAATGGAGAGGAGGTTGTTTGATCGAGAGCcgatgctttttcttttttgggtgagggggggggggggggggggggggttaaggGTTGCTTTGTGGCTTTTGATGaggtcattttccctttttcatattaaatatttaaatggtgACTAATTTTTAGACTTTAAAGCTGGGATAGTTGGGCTTTGTTACACATCATTCTCCAAATATCATATAGGAGACTATTGGTATGAAGTATGAAGACCAACTACCCGTCTACCCCAACTGTAAAGTCTAAAAATAAGGCTCATTGAATTGCTGCAAGTGAGATCTACCTTATAGAAGCatgttggaaaaaatatatatatcaaatccTCACTTTTTACCGGGGAGTATGTTCTCCCCTAAACCTTcccctatatataaaaaagatgCTAGCCCTGCCAAACAAATACTTAGTGACTTTCTAAAGTCTAATCATATGCTTGGCACACCTTTACACACACACTAGaccaaaatgatttttttttaccaaattgTGACAATAGCTTTCTTTTGATGCTCTTTCATTGCATTGATtctagagaaaaaaaaaatttaacaggAAAACAATAGACAAATGATGCAAAAGAAACACAGCAGCCATTTTCAAAAACAGCTACAAAATATGGCACTTTGAAGAAATTGGAAGGAAAACAGAAGTAAAAGAAGTCAGCAAACcatcaagaaaaagtaataatatgAATTACCTAGTTAAAAGTTCAACAGCTGCAGAACCATATCCAAGCTGCACAAGACCATATAAGACATGAAAGTCAAACAAGAGAAAacagtatttcaaaaaaaaaaaacaaaacaaaacaaaaaaagttacatttatattaaaaatatagccCAACAGTTACCTTCATTGCAGTTGGATGTGTGGCAATGCGCACAATGCGGGCACCTGAAAGACTTGGGAAAACAGAATCATTAAACTGCTGACAAAATTTCCATGGTATCTGATCCCCAAATGGTTGGCGTCCAGCACTTAAACTTTTCATAGCAGATTCACGTGAAATCTGACCCTCAAGGCAAACCTAGAGATCAAGGAATATGCTATAATTCAGACCACtagttttaaaacaaattaacaatacaATGTACTTTCAGCAGTTCAGACtctaaaagaacaaaaataaattgaaacaGTTGATATGATGCAGAGATTAACCATTACAGTGAGGCTATTACAAGCACAAAATAGAAAGTTGTAAAAGATTCAAAACATATCACCCTTTTGCATGATAAGTAAATATAGTTGTATTATGGTCAGCAGGGTGATGCCACTGGTAATCTTTAAAGAACAAATCCTGGCCCACAAGATGATCTAAATATTGCTCGCTGCCCTCAAAAAGATGCATTAtgcattcaattacccatgcaACATCCACAAAGATGGAACAAATTGTCAAGTAGGTGTGAAAAGATCCTTGACAAGATTTTGGTTTGGTCTTCCTCAGAGTGATGAAAACCATTGAACTCTTCGAGCCTCATTTTTTAGATGGATGTAGCATATAGGGAAATATTCTTATGTAATCTATCTATCATTTTAAACAGGCATTTGTATTTGAAATCATCTCAAATTTTAACTCAATAGGATTTAGCCTACTCTGAATTAATTCAGCCGATGTTAGTCAGAAAGCTTCACTGCTGATTCTGTCAAGGAACACAAACACTGGATGAACTAGAGCAAATGAATGGCTAATAGGATTTCTAATATTATGAAAGCAAAGGTAATATCACCCATTGAGAACTATAGTAAATTTCTTTATAGACATAAGAGTAGCTTTGGAGTTATTTGATCACACAACAAAGAACAAACCTGGATAACACACAGAATATCAGGGAGATGGTTTTTTGATTCATCAACAGGTCCtgtaaaaattttgatttagttTCAGAACTAGCAGAATGTGATCAACAACTACAACTGTATACGAACAAAACTTAATAGCATATCAAGGGTCTTCAGATAAACCTAGTAGCACAAACAAGTGGTGGGCCGGAGCATCAGCCATCAATTGCAAATCATTGGGAGAATTTTTGTAGTGAGAAGCAACGTAGAGAGCCATCATTCGCTGCACAAAGATTCATAAAGTACCAGTACACATTAACCAAAGCCATGTTTGATTGTTGGAGGATTTGATTTAAAAAGATAGAATTAAGCTGAGAAGAATCCCATTTCCATTTCAGATTATGCATATGATTACCTGCAAAAATAACTCACTCTCCTTATGATAGGAGAAGAGTGTATCCCGATTTACATAGTACAAATCACATTCACCAGGAGGTGGTAGCCTGATAAAATACAAGACAAAAGATGAAGTACAGAATAATGTAATTTCCATAAAGTTTGTAGTAGTATATAGTTAAGTTACCTGCTAATACTTGGGGTGAAATTAGTGATATCCAGACAAAGCAAAGAATTAAGCCAGGATTCAATGGGATCGCCAGGAGCATATCTGATGGATTCATTCAATTCTATCTTCTTGAAAAGCCTACCTATATTTGGAACATTGCACAAAATTGAAGACATCTTTGAAATGACAGTACAGAGAAGCTTACACTATTATCCTTCAAAatccaattattattacttattaatatagaggcaaaaatgtaaaacagAAATAACTTGTATAAATGAAGGAGAAAGCcagaaatacaaaatataaaatatctaTTTCGCAAAAGAAGTGTTACGATACGATGACTCTACAGTTCATTAAGTTCTGAAAGAGAAGTGAAGTTGAAAGACCTGAAAGGGAACTTTCTGCATTTTTTGACGGCATGTGATTTTGCTCCTCAAGTTGCTGCAGCAATTTCAGTGATAATGATCGTCCAGTACCTTCATATCTTTTAGTAGAGGAGAAcatagaaaaagaagaaaaatgagtaaCCTTAGTGCACTAAAAACTATAATCCATGAGGCAAACAGAACaccatatacaacaaatataAGCAGAATAAACAGGACTCTTGGGAAAATACACAGTTTCTGGAGAACATGGAACAATTGGATATTAGCCAAACAACTTCTCTTACCCATTGACAGTTGAGGAAAGGAAGACAAGATAAGGACCAAGCAAAGACTTCACAACCGGCAATGGAATTGCTGCTGCTTCATCAACTACCAGCAATTCAACTTGTGAGAGTTTGGCATGTTCATGTGGCTGTATATACTGCAATACCAAACAAAGGTGAGGTAAATGAGTAAATGACATGAGAAATGTACACATTGAATCTTGAATATTGGAAGGCAACTTGTGACTAAACTGAATTGTAAAACAGGTGAAACAAAAGAGGTGAAGAGAGACCCATATAGCAATGCAGAAGAATAAGGGGTCCACACTGCCACCTGCAATATGTGGGCTTCTCAATGTGCAACAAGTAGCAGCAGCAATGGCAGTAGCAATAGTAGTACTAATAATTAAAGCCACTCAAATTTCTATGAGAGATGTGAACATCAAGGTTGTAACCAAACCTTGAACTTAACCTCAGAAGGGGATGATAGAAAAGGGGAGTACAAGACTACAAGttcaagaaagaaaatgaaatgcCGAATTAATAGAGTTAGATAGGACAGGAGGAGCAATTGCAGATCTACACAAGTCCTTGTAAAGCATAGCCATTTTGTTTACCTGAATCGTCTGTCTGTGGTGTTTGTAGATATTGATCCGTACAGTTGCTTTTTTGAATTCTGGATTTGTGCTTTTCACAACATCATAATCCAAGTGCTCCTGCAGCGAAATTTGCAGTGACATATCCACTACATATCCATTGCACCAAAAGTATAAAGTATTCATACAATCATACCTTGTATTCAAGCATGTCAAATCCCTTGCAAATAAACTCAAATAGAGTTTTCAAATTCTCCGGGCTTGGTGCAGTTACAAAAATATTAGAATACCTGAAAATTAATGTCTTTCATAAGGTCAAATGAGGATACATAAAGGGAAAAGAGGAACAGGACAATTTGTGAGAAGACATGAAATCATATTTAAGTAAAATTAACTTACCCAGCAGCAATAGCTCCTGCAACTGCCAATCCAAGTGCAGCTGACTTACCACGGCCACGAGCAGCAAGCAAAGCAACTGTACTACGGAGTGTCTTATCCAAAATAGAATCAAGAAAGTTTATGACAGCTTTTCCCTATTAGATTCTCAAAAGATAATGCCTTTATCAGATATTTGTTAACTACAAGATCAACGAGGTTAAACTCATAGAGCAAAAATATGACCTGGTCCAAAGTAATGCACTTGCGGATCAGAGGACCAGCAGGGAAGTCATCATTCAATTGTTCTTTCAAATTTTTCAAATCACGCTCTGCTTCTGAAAGGCCCTCAGAGTCCTTTCATAACACAAAAGAATGAATTTAATATGGAAACATCTAATTATGAAGTATACTGATCTACAAagtttttctttatttactCAAATGATGCCAATCATAGTTCCAAATGGTAGAAACACACATTAGAAAAAATTTGCTTGTATTATTTCAAGATTAGTAATAGTTCATGGGAAGAAGCGTACCTCTTGAACTGGGACTGGTTTAATTGACTTCATATGTGATGAGATTGGTAGAATGTTTAATTCATCATCCATGACGATACATGCTTTACACGATGCAAGTGAAAGTAAGAAGCGTTCATTGAAGCGCCCAGAAGTTTGAGAATGAGATTCTGTTCGAAATCTTTCATGAACATCCTACAAATCAACATCCATGAATTCCAAGAGCAAGCACTTAAATATTGAAAGCAGCATGCACATAAACCCAGCCACCAGAATATCAGTGGTACTTTTGATTAAATTTAGCAATGAAGCCTCAAGTAACTCCCTACACTTTGGCTACCACATAAAGTTGCATCAaaacttttctttactttgctcTTTTTGAACTTCATGTACTGTTCTCTCTAACAGCTTTCTCACTATTTTTGATAAGTTTGCTGAAGATATTACTACAGATGCAATTGTTATGTTAATCATGTACAAACAGGCTTAAGCTTTCCTACTTGAAGTTCTGGTGGAAGAAActaccagtgttgcaaaaattggcCTAGGCACCCCTAGGCCGAGGGGGTTTCGGACAAGTGACAGTGTATGTGGAGATAAGagattgaattaaaattattaaataaattaattatgatttaCTGTTTATGAATTATTGAAGAATAATGCTTTTGACCACTACTTTCACtgtgtttttttaattcctAGGTGGCACCTAGTGCCTTCTACAACATTGGAAACCACAAAGGAATATGTTCTAATCTGGAAGATCCAGTAATTCTAAGATAGACACATTAACGAAATACGTGCTAGACTGCTAGGATAaaggaaatttttaaaatgaagtcACTCATAAAGATGCCAAGATAGAGCATATTATTGAAATTATGCTTCAGATTGTTAAGGGGATACAAAGTCACAACAAATCTAATTAGATAGTATACAATTGTAGAGGAATATAAGAGCATAGTGGTCATATACAAGGTAAAAGAAGATatgataaaaagaaatttaaagatTTGATAATAGCCACTTGCCACCTATTAAAGACATGTCAAAATGGAGGGCGTTCgacataaaaatttaattgggttgaaaagccaaagaaaataaaccaaGCTATAAACATCCAACATAAGAAAACCGTCAAGGAAAAAACATACGCCACATCCACTTATGTAAATAAACTTGCAATTGATGGCCAATGCATACCATAACCATGGTGTACAGACTTGTCAATGAGGACAAGGATCTGAGCAGTAAAACAATCAAACCACCACCTTCAACTGTTTCTATAGTTCTTGCCAAAAGATTGGGTGTCAAAGCCTCAAAATCCTAGAGTAAGCGAACATGAAATGTGAAGATAGCAAAGGGGTTAAACAcagcatatttcaaaatttacaaaAGATGGAAAGATGTTTTGCATCACACAAATTTATGTAGCGGGCACAGAAAACACCTGTAATATGCACATGCCAAAAGTGTTTCCAAGAACTCTTTCTGAATCCTTATACAGGCAATAAGAGACACCACCAGTTTCAACAAATAGTTCAAAAGGATCTGCTCTCTCGGGATCAAGCAGCCCTCTctgcattaatttttttagttgcttcttccttttcttcttaTGGCTGCACAGAAAACAATTAGTACCAATAGTCATTAAATAGAAATGTTCAATCTAACTCAAATTAAGGATTCAATTCTGCTAAATTACAtttatgggaaaaaaaattaatgc includes:
- the LOC116002122 gene encoding RNA cytidine acetyltransferase 1-like, which encodes MRKKVDERIRTLIENGVKNRHRSMFVIIGDKSRDQIVNLHYMVSKALVKSRPTVLWCYKDKLELSSHKKKRKKQLKKLMQRGLLDPERADPFELFVETGGVSYCLYKDSERVLGNTFGMCILQDFEALTPNLLARTIETVEGGGLIVLLLRSLSSLTSLYTMVMDVHERFRTESHSQTSGRFNERFLLSLASCKACIVMDDELNILPISSHMKSIKPVPVQEDSEGLSEAERDLKNLKEQLNDDFPAGPLIRKCITLDQGKAVINFLDSILDKTLRSTVALLAARGRGKSAALGLAVAGAIAAGYSNIFVTAPSPENLKTLFEFICKGFDMLEYKEHLDYDVVKSTNPEFKKATVRINIYKHHRQTIQYIQPHEHAKLSQVELLVVDEAAAIPLPVVKSLLGPYLVFLSSTVNGYEGTGRSLSLKLLQQLEEQNHMPSKNAESSLSGRLFKKIELNESIRYAPGDPIESWLNSLLCLDITNFTPSISRLPPPGECDLYYVNRDTLFSYHKESELFLQRMMALYVASHYKNSPNDLQLMADAPAHHLFVLLGPVDESKNHLPDILCVIQVCLEGQISRESAMKSLSAGRQPFGDQIPWKFCQQFNDSVFPSLSGARIVRIATHPTAMKLGYGSAAVELLTRYYEGQLTQMSELDAQDELQDQPVKVTEAAEQVSLLEENIKPRTDLPPLLVPLRERKPEKLHYIGVSFGLTLDLFRFWRKQKFGPFFIGHSPNSVTGEHTCMVLKPLNSDDIEVNGSNEWGFFGPFYQDFRKRFARLLDKSFRSMDYKLALSVLDPKINFAEADSSDGFLESIDGIFSPHDMKRLEAYTNNLVDFQSIMDCVTILAHLYFSEKLPVSLSYAQASVLLCIGLQDKDVSQIEGEMHLERQQILSLFIKTMKKFYKYLYDLASKEIDSTVSRLEEIKMEPHAISLDDDLNNAAKQVQDEMNAKMDGLLDPDLLQGYAIVDREADFENALQNGGKVLPGGVISVKSNRNKADKGHKGEKKRSKNELSKSSKKRKT